In the Arachis stenosperma cultivar V10309 chromosome 8, arast.V10309.gnm1.PFL2, whole genome shotgun sequence genome, GTGAAAACTGGAATTATGTCTATGTTAAATAAGAAAAGGAGAGATGAAATTAGTGAACAGAATCAGTTTCAAGAAAAGGGCAGTTGTTAACAATGGCGGCGCAAAAGACAGTACGGACGCCGAGGATCTTGGTGACATCGAAAAAATTTGGGGTGAGCACGAGAGGGAGAAAAAGATTAGGAAGAGAGAACCACGGTGGATGTGGCTGCTGGTGGCGAAACAGAGGGAGAAGATAGTAGTTCCGAAGATGACGCGATGGAggaagggaaaaagaaaaggaggaagaggaagaagaaaagagaggtGGTTCGGCGATGGTAGTGCCACAGTGATGGTCATGAAGGTAAAGCTCGTTGATGATGGTGATTggttgaagaggaagaaaagaggGAAGAATAGGAGAAGAGAATAATAGGAGAGGTTTTTTTTGCTATGAGAGAGTTTTTAGTCCCTCTAAGAAATTTGTATTAACATCTAACACTGTGATATGATACATCAAATCTTACTAACAAATTGATATTAACATCTAACACTGTGATATAATTGTTTTATCGATTTTTAACAAATCGATGGTGGTTCGATATCTAGTGATCTAGAAGCGAAATCTACTCCTCTTTGCAGGTACTAGTTTTctaaaagtgcatcaaagtgtCTTCGGTTAGATGAGAATTGGGaataaagataaattaaaatttataaattaaggAAAGAAGTGAAaaagtaaagtttttgaaaaggaaacatactgAACATGGAAAGGTTTGCGttgaaattgaaagaaagcAGTAAAATGCCTTCGACTGGATTAAAGGGCTTtgacataaaaatataaaatgcgGGAATGTAAATTGGACAATGAAAATAAAGAATACTTGAAAGATAAATTTACTTGAAAAATAAAgtttataaaaagataaattgaaAGAATGAAAAGATGGAAGGAACTGTACAGAAAAATTACTCGATTGCACACTCAGGAATTCCTTGGGATGTGAGTGTGCTTGAGTGTTTTTCTGAGTTAAAGTTCCAACCCTTATTCCTTAAGACTTCTTAGTATTTATAATCTACTTTTGgtaattaacaattaattacaaaatcacAGCCTTAAATGCATACTCCTTGATAATCGTTTCCGCCTTTTGGTTATAAACGTTTTCCATAATTTCCTCGCGTGATGGGAGCCTTTGACTTCTCCACtatcataacttttcaatccACTTATTCGAATCTGTGTCGAGTACTTCCACCTAATACTTGCACGTGTATTCTTTCGAAAAACTGCTGAAGTCTTTGACCTCTTTACTACTTAACCAATCTGCCTTCAttcgaaaatatttttcgaTCAACAATAACGCATCACACTTGACAAAAATATacgatttaattaattatatgtattaaattttaattattaaaaaatatatttataaaaagacGTTTTCACCGTCATTATCTGAGTAACTCCCTTATAAAATACAGTAGTATTATAAGTAGTTAAATATGTGGAATTAGATAATTAAATTgtaatttactattttatttaaatattaaaaatttaaattagataATATAATGAGGAAAAAAAAAGTGGAATTAGATACAAAGAACTTAACAAAAGCAACAAAAACATCTCTCAACCGGGCCACTACACTAAGCATACAGCACCTGGCAATGACACGCCTCCAATTCACGAAATCCCCCAGGCGCTTCCACGACCTCCCACTTCAACTCTATACACACACTGTCGTTTCGTCCCTCTTCCTGTCGTTGTCGTTTCCCTCCTTCTCCACATAATGAAACCACGCTACCAATCGCCACATTCAACCCACACCCCGCCACGTACATCTTCCCATCCAATCCCTTCGCCTTCAACGGCCTTTTCACCTTCTCCCTCGGAAACCGCCCTCTCACCATCCGCCACGTGTCACTCCTCTCCTCGTAAACCTTCACATCCCCATCCCCGTACTCCGGGATCCTAAAAATCCTTCCCGCCACCGCAACCGCCACCCCGCTCCACCCTTCCCTCATCCCTATCCCCATTCCTTGCCACGTGTCACTTCGCGTATCGTACACCCAACCCCTCGGGATCACCGTAAACGGCCACCTCCACCCTTCCGTAACGAACACCTTCCCTTCGTTTTCCACTGCCTCAAAAGACGCAACCTCATTCTCAACCTCCACTCTCGCCCCGTTCCGCCACGTGTCACTCTCCGCATCGTAGATTTTCGCGCCCAGGCTCGCGCCTCCATGAACCGCCACGATTTTTCCGTTTTCCCCCTCCTCCGCAAAGAATGTCCCCGCCGACGCCGACGACCACTGGCTCATCGCGGTGCTAAAGATAAGAGTTCCAAAACGCATTGTTCCGGCTATGGTGAGGAGTTTACCATAGAACGTGATCGGCGACGGCGGCAGCGGAAGCGTGAACCATCTAGCAGCGGCGGTAGAAGAACGCGTACGGTGGTCGAGGAGGTGGCAATAGAACTTTCTGGTTAGTTTGTGGAACGAGAAGAGGAAGAGGTAAGGGCGAGAGAGTGTTTTCTTGCATTGTTGAAACGAAGGGTTAGTTATGGCTCTGTTCCATGAAGATGAAACAGCTCGTGCTAGTGATTGGTATGGGTACGGAAGATGAAGAAGACATAGCTCTGCAATTTCGTTGGGTAGCCCCGGAATCAGTGGCTCCTCTATGatattgttcttgttcttgttcttgctTTTGATCTTGGTGTTCGCGTTTTCGAGTACTGccattgagagagagagagagagagaaatggTTGTGGGGAGTGTTTTAAAGATGAAAAGGCGAAATATTCGGGAGGGGTGGGTCAGAGAATAAGAATAATTAGAAGCATTGGGATtagtaataaataaaaagaagaaaagaaaaaggtttACAGCGGGAATGAGGAAATTGAGAGAAGAAAGTTGTGTTCTCTCTTTCcatatattcttttcttttttataatataaatgtGTGGTGGTGTGGGGGTAGATGGATCAGAAAGGGGAGTTACAGAAGAGAGTAATAAAGGACATAAACTAGACAGTGTGTGTACACAAGTTGGGGGGGATGGACATACAGAACACGGGGAATGGGGTGTGTgcgtttttgtttttgtttgtgCTGATCGCCAACACAAAAGTAGCAATCATTGTCTACCCAGATGGACTTTTTTTATCCCCATTACtagtttattcttttttatGTATCTACCTGGTTTTTTAAGAGATTTTTTACTTTCTATAAAATATTGTGTCAAACTCATTATAGACATCAATTAAGGTCTTAAGGAGGGTTCAGATCATATTTAATATGTTTTtcattaaaaagaaaattaatattaaattttttggcttaaattaattaattttttagatattttttcacgtaattaatataaaagataattatttttattaatataatattacatAATTAGATATACATACACTGAtagtgtatcaaaattaaatttttatattatattttaaaaacaaaaatatctattacattattcttttttcttttacaaaTATATTGAGATTCGAGAGTTTcaatctaattaattatttaagattcatttttaaatattttaaattttaattaatgaaACAGGCAACAATTTCTCCATCACACATATTATAGTAATTTTTGGATATAATTATGTTAGTAAAAAGGATTTATATTTCATAAGTatcaaaataaaactcaaaatttatataatgcatttaattttgataccaaatataaaatattatatatatttaattatacaatattacattaataaaaataattattttttatatttactatataaataattataaaaaaatataattaaataattatataaaatattttatatatatttaattatataatattatattaataaaaataattattttttatatttattgtataaataattataaaaaaatatgattcaatgattgtataaaatattttatatttttgctatatgatatatattttgtttttttgaatTGGTTGATTGTGACACAAGTGGGTctactttatttttgaaatgtGACTAGCTTATGGCCACATCTGCCGTTATCATTCACGCACATTTTGTCAAtaatttgtttttttctcttgGTTCAAATTGGAAGTGACAATTGATAGATCACAAGGGGTAAGAATGCATAGTTCTCTCTACCCGATTTGCACCAAAAATGTGGCACTCCCACCTTGAATTTAATATGGAGCATATGGTCTGCGGCGTGGGTTTGTTCACCATCATCGATATAATAAAGACGAAAGTGAAGTTTTATATCACACCCGACAAGCCTATTATGAACATGGTAACCTTGCTTTGGGTTTACTTCCTGCTAAAGGCTTTACTACTACCATATCTAGAAAGGTATCATGACCTTTGTAGgtaatatttataattagaCACCACACTTGTGTATTGTCCATAAATAGTTTTTCCCTATATATTGctttagattttttttcttaaataaatttaaaaaaattattattttaaaaataaaagaaaaaatttatttacaaaaaaattttatttttgtccttCACTACTAACCACCTCTTAGTTAGGCGAACTGCCTTCTCGTCCTCAATGCATACAATTTGTCTCTATATTTGGGAATTTTATCGCACTTTGTTTATTTATAAAAACagttcttttacttttattcattcattttttGTCTACcgatttttttacttttctctGCTCATTTTTTACTGCGGCATAAAGTAaacaaattttttcaagtttttttttatatttctatgatatttaagtataaaaataaacttttagaTAATATTTAATTAGATGATATTATATAGAAAGTGTATTTAGATTATAAAATGTACTATATTTAGAttagatattattatattagagcatattaattattattgtatttAAGTGTAATTAGATTAGTATCATGTAATTAAGGGCAAAAAACCATTATAAGCCAATGCCATCTAGAATTTACGTATATAAGCCAAACTGAAAATGGTTTCAGTAATGCGCCAGAACGTATATTAATATAAATCGAACCAACATGGTTCGAACTGCATTTgttagtaattcgaaccagtgCAGTTCGAATTACATGTTGACTGTTGTTAATAAATCGAACCAAGATGGTTCGAACTTCAAGTgcatataattcgaaccagggtggttcgaattatagagagagaaaGCTGACaaagtaattcgaaccaggatGGATCGAATTAAACAACCATAATTcgagaaaaaattaataatttattaaaaaaaattattaaaaaaattattaaaaaaattaataatttaaaaattaaaaaagatatatttttattttatacgttaaaaaaaagctaacaaaatatttaattacgagacttctttaaaatattaatgagctatcaattcgaattccatacaatacttttctgtccatttttaatagttcatgaatattttttaataaatttttttaataaaatttttttaaattatactacaaaaaatattttatcctatgcaaaacaatttaaaaaaaatggcttaaaaaatgttaggagtactataaaaatttgtaatattataataacttaggtaaatacatgcatgtactcaaattttaaataaaatactctacatagtcaataataatttagaaatgaaagaaaatattttatttcatacaaaataattaaaaaatatattttattctatataaaataattttaaaaaatggcttaaaagatgttatgagtactataaaagtttgtaatattctagtgatttaggtaaatatatgataaaaatattttttctttaatttctaaattattagtgactatgtggagtatttctttaatgtcctaagtcattaggacattacaaatttttatagtacttctaacatcttttaagccattttttaaattattttgcatagaataaaatatttttttgtggtataatttaaataaatttattaaaaatattcatgagctatcaagaatgggcagaagagtattgtatagaattcgaattgctcaccaTATAATTTGAATCAGAGTAATTCGAATTTCCCTATACGTAATTCGAATCATGTAATATCTCaccatataatttaaataattttattaaaaaattatcatgtatttacctaaatcactagaatattacaaacttttatagtactcatgacatcttttaagccattttttaaaattattttgtatagaataaaatatattttttaattattttgtatggaataaaatattttctttcatttctaaattattattgactatgtagagtattttatttaaaatttgagtacatgcatgtatttacctaagttattataacattacaaatttttacagtactcctaatattttttaagccatttttttaaattattttgcataggataaaatattttttgtagtataatttaaaaaaatttattaaaaaaatttattaaaaaatattcatgaactattaaaaatggacagaaaagtattgtatggaatttgaattgatagctcattaatattttaaagaagtctcgtaattaaatattttgttagctttttttttaacgtatgaaataaaatatatatttttttaataaattttttaataattttttttaataaattattaattttttctcgAATTATGGTTGGTTTAATTCGATCCATCCTGTTTCGAATTACTTTGTCAGCtttctctctctataattcgaaccaccctggttcgaattatatgcACTTGAAGTTCGAACCATCTTGGTTCGATTTATTAACAACAGTCAACATGTAATTCGAATTGcactggttcgaattactaacAAATGCAGTTCGAACCACGTTGGTTCGATTTATATTAATATACGTTCTGGCGCATTACTGAAACCATTTTCAATTTGGCTTATATACGTAAATTCTAGATGGTATTGGCTTATAATGGTTTTTTGCCCTGTAATTAAATTTGTAGTTTATGAggtaacatattttttttttactttttaattttaatatggaGACGAGAATGGAGTAGGACGGCGTTATGGAGAGTATAGGTGCTTTACCTGAAAGTGGTGTCAGGGATGAACTAATCAGACTGTCTGATTTAAGGGGTACAAATAAGACCGTTCGATTTGTGTGATTTCCGCCACGTGTTGCGCATGCCTTTCTCCCCACAGCGGTGGTGTCCCTTATACCAACATGCCTCTTCCTACACTAACTCACTCCCACCGAAGTCACTTTTACCTTGAATTTCTATTAGCAGTCCCATTCTctctttttgtatgaaaaaaaattacaatgcCAAAGAAACAAAAATGTAAAGATGTTGATCTTTTTGAactttatattataaattatctTAGCCATTCTAATTCTgtaagtttatttttttaatttttttatatttcaaaattattattattgttgttagaaatttaggaatatatatttaaatgaaGTAAATGATATATGTTATAgaattattgttattgttagaAATTGAATTTAGGAATATATAGCTtaagaaattattattattgttagaaatttaaaaatatatgtttaaataatagttatatatatatatatatatatatatatatatatatatatatatatatatatatatatgtagttAGTTAGTGAACATTTTAATTAatgataatatttaaattagaataatgTGATAGATTAGTAAAAATACATGTTTagaattttttgtaataattttagaaattataattaattactatGTTAAATTGttgtataattttttgtaatagttttgaaaattttgattaataattaggTTTTGTAAAATATAAAGTGAGTCCCATCCACCTAGACAACTGGTTTACAATGTCTGAATATTCTAATATAAGGGTAATAACTCCAGAAGACTCGATGCAATATCCGAATATCAGTAACTAAGTCATCGTCTTGATATGCAGGCATAGTCTCAAAATGGATGACTGCTGATAGCTCCTTATGACACATGGCCTCAAACCATATGGGCAAAATTTTGTACGATGCTTCCCAacattcaaatattttttaatttactgACTTTTTTGCTTAGCCAACCATACTTTTTGATAGTTGATGGTGTAATTGAACTTCGACTGCACTTCTGCAATAACTGATTTCACCTTTATTGAGGGGTCAGCCTCAACCAACGGCTTTATTGCTTCTACAATTGTGTTCGAATCCAGTTTCGAATGATCCTGAAAAATGGTTGTTCTCGTACAAGTGTGACTACTATTATACATCCTTATAACCCAATAGTACTTTTTGCTGATCATGCTAATGATAAGCCAATTACAACCTGACCCATACAGCGTACACTTGGCATAAAATGTCAACGACTCTGACTCATACACCCGATAGTCTACACCTCTTCGAATACTATAATCTTTCATCACCATAATAATAGCTTTCCTGTAACTGAATTTCATTCCCATAACAAATTCACCATCTGCGACAATAGAAATTTCTACCACGACAGCCATACgataaatatttaatacataaatattcaataagtgaaattaaaagtaaataaatactCACTACatcaatattaatataattaataaacactaattaaaaacataaagacataaataaatactaattaataaacactaattaatatttaaagacaatttacataaataaaatgaatGAAAGAAACTGTTACGCAAATACACCATTCTGAAAAATCAGACGCAAATGCAACAAACCCAATTATATGTAATTCGCAACACCCTAACGCGGAACCTGAATACACGTAATCCGCTATACCCTGTCGCAGATTACATTGAGAAGCTGAAAACACATAAACCGCTACAACTTGTAGCGGTTTATGAACAGATGGGCCCAAAGCGTATTCTGCTGCACCCTGTAGTGGATTATGAAGAGAGTGAAAGCTTTGAAGATGCCTATATATACCCAGCAAGTTGTGTAGAGTGTCATTTTTATTCATTCATAACTTGAAGAATGGAGAGTGAGGAGAGCTTTTTGGTGTTAGTGCACTCTtctggaaaaataaaagagtaagaGACACGGTGTGAAGTTTACCGATAGAAAACCACTGAGTGTTTTCATCAGGTCATCTAATACACTATTGGATCTGAAGACCAGTATATTGCAGAAGTTGGACGCGTGTGGCACAAAGTGGATGAAGAAGTTGTTCTATAAAATTCCTATTGCGGTTGTGTCAACCGGCGTGCAATATGAAACATTCATGTTGTGATCAGATAAAAATATGCAGGTGTTGTTTCATTGTCACCGGAGTTTTCCGGAAGTGAGGATACACAAGTTGTTTGCGAAGTTGGAACATGGCATCGATAGTTATGGAGAATCGACGCCAAACCCTCAGTCCACTACGATGGGGGGTGCCTCTACCTCGATGCCCGTTGTTGCACCTGAGTGTTTGTTGGAGTATCGGCCAACTGGTCCAGTTGGGGTATTCACCTCAGCCCATCCATCTCCATATGTTGGACGTGAGGGGGAACCGGATCGGGTTGAAAATGCGATGCTAGAGGATGATTCGGATGAAGAGCCTACTGACATTGGAGGGGATAGCGATAATGATATTTCGACAAACCCAGCAACATGTCAACTACCGTCAAGTGCTGGCACACATGAGCAACCCGCACATTTTTCTACCCTGAACTTGGAAGCTGTCGGCCAAGCGCAGGAGTCAGTTCCAACCTTTAGGGGTCAACGTTTGCACGACTAATATATTTGAGTGTGTTAATTATGTTCTGAAGGGTACACAGAATCTTCTGGTTACCGCCTTGGTGAAGTCCACATACGATCGGCTAGCGGAGTTGTTTGTGATTTGTGGTCAAAGGGCAGAGGCTCAATTGGCCAGCGGTGGCAAGTTTAGCCAGTCTTTTATGAAGGCGGTGGAGCGCAACTTGAGAGACTCCAGGTGCTTCACTATCACCCTATTTGATAGACACCAGTCTGAGTATACCGTTGACGAGACGACACCGATCGGGACCTTTTCACTTGGGACGTATCGAGTTTTTCTTCAGAATCGTACATGCGACTGTGGATACTTTCAGGCTCTCTAATATCCATGTTTCCATGCGATTGCATGTTGTGCTTAGTCACGGCTTGACTGGTCTATCTATGTCGACAAAGTCTACACCATGCAGAAGGTGTTCAGGGTGTACCAGATGGGTTTTGTGCCGCCAATACCAGAGGGACTTTGGCCACCTTATGATGGTCCGACTGTTATTCCAGATCCTAGCTTGAGGCGTTGTCGTGATGGGCGACCGAGGTCTACCAGAATTCGAAACAACATGGATGAGGCCGACCCTAACCGACCGAAGTGATGTGGGCTCTACAGACAGCCTGGGCATACGCGTAGATCTTGCCCCCAGAGAGGCTCCACCATAGTTGGTAGTTCGTAGGACTTGTAGTGTTTGTGCTTctagtttttgaattttattttctcatGTAGCGATTTACGTTTTTGGGTGTTAGTGTTAGTGCCTTGCGTGTTAGTGTTAGTGTTAGTTCCGACCTATTTGTATGACTTATGACTTATTTATTTCCTATTAGTGTTAATGGCTTGTGACTATTATATTTGTATGACTTGTGTAGTAATTTATTTTGTGTTAATATTAATGCTTGGTGGCTATTATATTTCTACGACTTATTGCTTATGACGAGTATATTTGTATAACTTTATACATTTTGCATCACGGGTTGTTACTATTATACTGGTATTTATGAATATGTTCTAAAGCTTCTATTCTCTTCATAATCCGCTACAGGGTGCAGCGAAATACGCTTTGAGCCCATCTGTTCATACCCCGCTACAGGGTGTAGCGGTTtatgtattttcatcttctcaACGTAATCCGCGACAAGGTGTAGCGAATTACGTGTATTCAGGTTCCGTGTTAGAGTGTCGCGGATTATATATAATTAGGTTTGTTGTATTTAAGTCTGGTTTTTTAGAATGTTGTATTTGCATAACAGTTTCTTTCattcattttatttatataaattgcCCAATATTTAACTTAATcaataactaact is a window encoding:
- the LOC130945293 gene encoding F-box protein AFR-like, coding for MAVLENANTKIKSKNKNKNNIIEEPLIPGLPNEIAELCLLHLPYPYQSLARAVSSSWNRAITNPSFQQCKKTLSRPYLFLFSFHKLTRKFYCHLLDHRTRSSTAAARWFTLPLPPSPITFYGKLLTIAGTMRFGTLIFSTAMSQWSSASAGTFFAEEGENGKIVAVHGGASLGAKIYDAESDTWRNGARVEVENEVASFEAVENEGKVFVTEGWRWPFTVIPRGWVYDTRSDTWQGMGIGMREGWSGVAVAVAGRIFRIPEYGDGDVKVYEERSDTWRMVRGRFPREKVKRPLKAKGLDGKMYVAGCGLNVAIGSVVSLCGEGGKRQRQEEGRNDSVCIELKWEVVEAPGGFRELEACHCQVLYA